In the genome of Hydractinia symbiolongicarpus strain clone_291-10 chromosome 5, HSymV2.1, whole genome shotgun sequence, one region contains:
- the LOC130645897 gene encoding uncharacterized protein LOC130645897, translating into MDVTKFLSVVFLFAATVNSREYFEDDDTYDSYNDENYPEDFGDNIDLDAAAPPPDNFGMCNRVNLPCDHCSSCRTGGWCIKNPGNKPKCLCNYGWTGPKAEWVPNTNDPAWGINRIRAENCLKPCHYTHHVRNKTCVARTGNIGTQCHPHCGKYQGKCNTATGRCECCRGWTGPHGVYDYTQGRYLADFCNKECPFLGVRIPNPTCKKNPNDNVPACNPKCVKTDGKCLKNGRCLCCLGWTGPHAQFIHSGHYKGKIVADYCNVYCPYTLHRHNSLCVVPDYIHRKTTGSGVKITNQQEASANSQQPVGCESTVFLDAKKTMSLLIDITEFYVCCETKMLLCFILVIRILILTLNCEVHFTQHVYNVYESLFYYFILHSLSVCEPNMLQSWSKYIGSKLQKVQYNPFLPPLPHYQCLETLAIRLYINFTFDITTIFRKRSYLVFKKSNPKSTTQYNSTFANIGKCPIVEKTIDKLKNKELLPSLKLTIYLKIKILKKNGQGSLQTIFLWEFMKSIIYTMEVTKVFFMLCFLALAVNCREFFEDDDYKEEEYDNDKNPDFSDEDFTEDLDEDDEDAAAPPPDNFGMCNRVNLPCDHCSSCRTGGWCIKNPGNKPKCLCNYGWTGPKAEWVPNTNDPAWGINRIRAENCLKPCHYTHHVRNKTCVAKTGNLDIQCHPDCGKYQGKCNKATGRCECCRGWTGPHGVYDHTHGRYVADFCNKECPFLGVGIPNPTCKKNHNDHVPTCNPKCVKSDGKCLKDGRCLCCLGWTGPHAQFVHSGHSKGKIVADYCDVYCPYTLHRHNKLCVVPDYITRRRAAGHMIYVTLGFLSFLSYQDSGANRRTRQWKISTSKTEQSFGNNCQLLIANCILRNITFITYVTNFFYMTEKILNYNIDDLPERNICVDKKRTKFVKIIETGVALIKQTNKNTIGRRLYNNLFSISIKYAETRKKSYWKTEMCTCSFLSSFTLGPKRTCQTIKEFIHHSFHDIMDITKVLTLVFVLAVVVNCRRHFRENYEREDEMQDFDEEDELPEDYEEDELENEVEDPSHQAGSSNPNLEMCDNVNLPCQHCDSCFPGGWCIKHPGNQPKCLCNYGWTGPRAKWVPNTNDPAWGRNRIRAENCLKPCHYTHHVRNKTCVAPTGDNQGGCDPKCGKYQGQCVNGKCQCCRGWSGPNGVYDTATGKYSADYCNKECPFLGAGIPNPTCKKANDDVPACNPKCVKSDGKCLTNGRCLCCLGWTGPHAEYVLSGHYKGKIVADYCDVYCPYTSHTHHKLCVNPDYVVRRREAGHRIYV; encoded by the exons ATGGACGTCACAAAATTCCTTTCCGTGGTTTTCCTTTTTGCTGCTACCGTAAATTCTAGAGAATATTTCGAAGATGACGATACTTACGACAGCTACAACGACGAAAACTATCCTGAAGATTTTGGTGACAATATAGATTTAGATGCTGCTGCTCCTCCTCCAGATAACTTTGGCATGTGCAATAGAGTAAATCTTCCATGTGATCACTGCAGTTCCTGTCGTACAGGTGGATGGTGCATCAAAAATCCAGGAAACAAACCAAAATGTCTATGTAACTATGGTTGGACTGGACCAAAAGCTGAATGGGTACCAAACACTAACGATCCGGCCTGGGGAATCAATCGTATCAGAGCTGAGAATTGTTTGAAACCATGTCACTACACACATCATGTCAG AAATAAAACTTGTGTTGCAAGAACAGGAAACATAGGCACCCAATGCCACCCGCACTGTGGTAAATACCAAGGGAAGTGCAATACAGCAACAGGTCGGTGTGAGTGCTGTCGTGGATGGACTGGACCTCATGGTGTTTACGATTACACACAGGGAAGATATCTTGCTGATTTCTGCAATAAGGAGTGTCCTTTCTTAGGAGTTAGAATTCC AAATCCAACTTGCAAGAAAAATCCTAATGATAATGTACCGGCATGCAATCCCAAATGCGTTAAAACTGATGGCAAATGTTTGAAAAACGGTCGATGTCTGTGTTGCCTGGGATGGACTGGTCCCCATGCGCAGTTTATTCACTCAGGACACTATAAAGGAAAGATTGTTGCAGATTATTGTAATGTGTATTGTCCATACACTTTGCACAGACA TAACAGCTTGTGCGTTGTACCCGATTACATCCACAGAAAAACAACTGGAAGTGGTGTTAAAATAACAAA TCAGCAGGAAGCATCAGCGAATTCTCAACAGCCAGTAGGCTGTGAAAGTACTGTTTTCTTAGATGC gaaaaaaactatGTCGCTACTAATTGATATAACAGAATTTTATGTATGTTGTGAAACGAAAATGCTGCTCTGTTTTATCCTagttattcggatattaatctTGACTTTAAACTGCGAAGTACATTTTACTCAACATGTATACAATGTTTATGAAagcttgttttattattttatattacaCTCGCTGTCTGTCTGTGAACCAAACATGCTACAATCCTGGTCAAAATACATTGgcagtaagctacaaaaagtgcagTATAATCCTTTCCTACCCCCTCTCCCCCATTATCAATGTTTGGAAAC ACTCGCGATACGTCTCTACATAAACTTTACATTTGATATTACCACAATATTTAGAAAACGTTCATActtagtatttaaaaaatcaaacccCAAGTCAACGACACAATACAATTCAACATTTGCTAACATCGGCAAATGCCCCATTGTGGAAAAAACGATTGACAAATTAAAGAACAAAGAATTGTTGCCTTCATTGaa ATTGACAAtatacttaaaaataaaaattctcaaaaaaaatggaCAAGGAAGTTTGCAGACGATATTTCTTTGGGAATTTATGAAAAGCATTATTTA CACAATGGAAGTCACTAAAGTCTTTTTTATGCTCTGTTTTCTCGCTCTTGCAGTAAATTGTAGAGAATTCTTCGAGGATGACGACTACAAAGAAGAAGAATACGACAACGACAAAAATCCGGATTTTAGTGACGAAGATTTTACTGAAGATTTAGATGAAGATGACGAGGATGCTGCTGCTCCTCCTCCAGATAACTTTGGCATGTGCAATAGAGTAAATCTTCCATGTGATCACTGTAGTTCTTGTCGTACAGGTGGATGGTGCATCAAAAATCCAGGAAACAAACCAAAATGTCTATGTAACTATGGTTGGACTGGACCAAAAGCTGAATGGGTACCAAACACTAACGATCCAGCCTGGGGAATCAATCGAATCAGAGCTGAGAATTGTTTGAAACCATGTCACTACACACATCATGTCAG AAATAAAACTTGCGTTGCAAAAACAGGAAACTTAGACATCCAATGCCACCCGGACTGTGGTAAATACCAAGGGAAGTGCAATAAAGCAACAGGTCGGTGTGAGTGCTGTCGTGGATGGACTGGACCTCATGGTGTTTATGATCACACACATGGAAGATATGTTGCTGATTTCTGCAATAAAGAATGTCCTTTCTTAGGAGTTGGAATTCC AAATCCaacttgcaaaaaaaatcataatgatCATGTGCCTACATGCAATCCAAAATGCGTTAAAAGCGacggaaaatgtttaaaagatGGTCGATGTTTATGTTGCCTGGGATGGACTGGTCCCCATGCCCAATTCGTCCATTCTGGACATAGTAAAGGAAAGATCGTTGCAGATTATTGTGATGTATACTGTCCGTATACCCTGCACAGACA TAACAAGTTGTGCGTAGTACCTGATTACATCACCAGACGAAGAGCTGCTGGTCATATGATCTACGT GACTTTGGgatttttatcgtttttaagTTATCAAGACAGCGGTGCGAATCGTCGCACAAGACAGTGGAAAATTTCTACTTCAAAAACAGAGCAATCCTTCGGAAATAATTGTCAATTGTTAATCGCAAATTGCATTCTGCGCAAC aTTACCTTTATAACTTAcgtgactaattttttttacatgacTGAAAAGATATTGAATTACAATATTGATGA TTTACCTGAACGAAACATTTGCGTCGATAAAAAGCGTacgaaatttgttaaaattatcGAGACAGGTGTCGCTctgataaaacaaacaaacaaaaataccaTTGGGAGAAGattgta CAATAATTTGTTTTCTATATCCATTAAGTATGCCGAAACAAGAAAAAAGTCCTATTGGAAAACGGAAATGTGTACATGCAGTTTCCTGTCAAGCTTCACATTAGGGCCTAAAAGAACAT GTCAAACTATTAAAG AGTTCATACATCATTCATTTCACGACATTATGGATATCACAAAAGTGCTTACTTTGGTTTTCGTGCTAGCAGTTGTAGTGAACTGTAGACGACACTTCAGAGAGAATTATGAAAGAGAAGATGAAATGCAAGATTTTGATGAAGAGGACGAACTTCCTGAAGACTACGAAGAAGATGAACTAGAAAATGAAGTTGAGGATCCATCGCATCAAGCAGGAAGTTCGAACCCGAACCTGGAAATGTGTGACAATGTAAACTTACCATGTCAGCATTGTGATTCCTGTTTTCCTGGTGGATGGTGCATCAAACATCCGGGTAACCAACCTAAATGTTTGTGTAACTATGGTTGGACAGGACCAAGAGCCAAGTGGGTTCCCAACACGAATGATCCAGCTTGGGGAAGAAATCGAATCAGAGCTGAGAATTGTTTGAAACCATGTCACTACACACATCATGTCAG aaataagaCATGTGTTGCTCCTACCGGAGATAACCAAGGTGGTTGCGACCCTAAATGTGGTAAATATCAAGGACAGTGTGTCAATGGTAAATGTCAATGTTGTCGAGGTTGGTCAGGACCTAACGGAGTTTATGACACTGCTACAGGCAAATATAGTGCAGATTATTGCAACAAAGAATGTCCATTTTTAGGTGCTGGAATACC TAACCCAACATGCAAGAAAGCGAATGATGATGTACCTGCATGCAATCCAAAATGCGTTAAAAGTGACGGTAAATGTTTGACAAACGGTCGGTGTCTATGTTGTTTGGGTTGGACTGGACCTCACGCTGAATATGTACTTTCTGGACACTATAAAGGAAAGATTGTTGCAGATTATTGCGATGTATACTGTCCATACACTTCACATACCCA CCACAAATTATGTGTCAATCCAGACTACGTTGTCAGAAGAAGAGAAGCTGGTCACAGAATCTACGTTTAA